A segment of the Streptomyces sp. L2 genome:
TAAGTGATGACGCGTGCATCGGCGTGGCACAACTACTCTCCGAAGTCACCCGGCGACGCCCAGGTGAGCGCGGAGCACTGCGATCAGGGGTGTCTCATGGCCGGTTCACAGCGGATTCCCAGGAAGATACGGCCGTCCGGGGTGGGAACCAGAGGGTTTGCGCCATCCTGGGGAATACCCGGCGAGTTGTCCGGGGGTCCCTCCCACGGGCTACCCGGTCAGCGAACGGTGACTTGACGCTTCCCGAGCCGGGTCCGGCGGGGTCGCGGCACCGCGCAGCCCCCTCCACCGCGCGGTGCCGCCGCGCGACTTTGCTCACGCGAATTACCTTGGTCTGAACTTACGTGAACGATGTGGCGGATGTGAACCACGGCCGATAACGATGTGGAAACCGTGGAGGCCGATTCCGGTCATCGCGGCACGTTGCGGACGCGGGCTTCAGGGGGCGGCGCTGTCAGGCGTCGGTGCGCCTGCGGGCGTCGAAGAGATGCCGGGTGCTGTGGGCGACAAACGACCCCTCGTCCACGATGCGCTCATGCAGCGCACGGAGCCGGGACTCGTACGCCTCGACGCTGAAGCCGGGCACCATCCAGATCACCTTGCGCAGGAAGTGGACGACGGCGCCGATGTCGTGGAACTCCATCCGCAGCCGCTCGGACCGCAGTTCCACGACCTCCAGCCCCGCCGCCTCGGCCCCGGCGCGCTCCCGCTCGGGATCCCGGGCCCGGCGCACCGCCTCCGGCTGCGCTCCGAGGAACCACTCCACCAGCTCGAACACGCTGGCGGGCCCCACGTGCTGGGCGAAATACGTCCCGCCCGGCCGCAGCACGCGCGCGATCTCCGCCCAGTGCGGGGCGACCGGATGCCTGCTCAGGACGAGGTCGAAGGCCCCGTCGGCGAACGGCAACGGCGCGTCGTCCGGCGCGGCCACGACCACCACGCCCCGCGCCCGCAGCAGCGCGGCGGCCTTGGCGACGTTGGGCGCCCACCCCTCCGTGGCGGCGACCGACAGCGGGCGCTCCGGCTCGGCGCACCCCAGGGCGAAGTCGAGCACTTCGCCGCCCCCGGTCTGGACGTCCAGCGCGGCCCGCGCGCGGGCGAGCCGCCGCCCCGCCGACCGCGCGTACCGCCAGGAGGGCCGGGCCTCGGTGGCCCGCCCCTCGAACCACGAGAAGTCCCACCCCTCGGTGGGTACGGCGGCTCCCTCAGCGACAAGCTCCGCGAAGGAGCGCGACTCGGCCATATTTCTCATCCTCACACCGCGCGGCGACGGGTCCGCGGCTGCTTGTATACGGCCGTCGGGCTACGGCACCAGGGGCCGGACTTCCTCGGCGGCGAACCGTACGAATCCCTCCGGGTCGGGTTCGTCGCCGGTCGGCTGGAGAACCACGGTGTCGGCGCCGGCCTCCGCCAGTCGCCGCACGGCCTCGGCCACGGCGGCCGCGTCTCCGGCGGCACCCAGGTCCGGCACCGACTCCAGTCCTTCGGAGAGGAGTTCGGCACGGAGCCGTTCGGCGGCACCGGCACCGGTGGCGGTCAGCAGATAGACGACGACCTTGTGGGCCCCGTCGCGGCCGGCCGCCCCGCGCGCCTCATCGACGATGCGGCGGGCCTCCCGCACCCCGGCCGGGGACGTGGCGGCGGTGAGCAGGGTGCCGTCGGCCTTCGTCCCGGAGAGGCGGAGCGTGCGGGGTCCGGTGCCGCCGGCGAAGACCTCGACCTGTCGCTGCGGTGCCCAGTCGAGCGCGACGTCGTCCAGGGTGACGTACCGCCCGCTCACGGTGAGGCGCTCTCCGCGCAGCAGCGCGCGCAGAGCGTCGAGGTGCTCGCCGAGCAGGGCGAGCGGTGAGGCGGCACGTGCTCCCACCTGGCCCATCCAGTCCTGCACTCCGTGCCCGAGGGTGAGGATGGCCCGCCCCGGGAACATCCGCTCCAGCGAGGCTGCCTCCATCGCGGTGACCGCCACATTCCTCAGCGGGACGGGCAACAGCCCGACCCCGACCCGCACCCGCTCGGTCCACGCGAGCGCGGCGGCGGCGGTCGAAACCCCGCCCTCCCGGAAACAGTCCTCCCACAACCACAGCTCTTCGAGACCGACGTCATCAGCGAGTTCGGCTACCGCACGGAGGCGTTCTGGAGGCAGTTGAGGCCGAAAGACAGCACCGAGTCCAGTCATGGTGCAGTCCTAGTCGACGGGGAGGAGCGATCACAACTCCATTGATTCCTCGGGCTGGGCTTCGGAGTTCGGGCTGGCCTTGACGGTCTGGGTAAGCACATAGAAGTGCCGAGGCCCGGGCACCGCGATCACCCCGGCGACCCTCGGATCCCCAGCGAACCAGATCTGGCGGACCTGGGCTTTGCGGTGGGGAGCGGCGCGTTTACTCAAGCGTCCCCACCACATCGACCTCACATGAGAATGCATCACCATCGTCACGTGTTCATTCGGTGCTTGAGGGTCAGGGAGTTGTAGCCACGCATAGCCGGGACGGACTCCCGGGAGGTTGCCGATGTCGCTGGCCAGATCCTCGAAGACCTGCCAGGGGTGCTCACGCAGGATGCGGCGCGCGTGCAGCGCGGTACCGATGTAGACGCGCTGCAGGAACACTCGGTAGAACGTGTACAGCAACGGCACGAAGAAGAGCCACAGCGTCCAGGTGACTGACAGGATGACGTACCACGCCAGCAGGCCCGCCCAGGCAGCCACCCACAGAATCTGGCCGAGCACCGCACAGCCGATGAGCTTCGTCCAGGCACGGTGGGTGTCTGGATCGTCCCAGGCCGTCGGGTAGTGCGTAGGGGCCATGTCACTCCTCGGTGCGCTGGTCCGCGAGCGGATTCTCAAAACTGAGCGATCGTGCGATGTCCCGGAGTAGGCAGCGGTATTCCTGCGCACGCTCAATCGCAGTCGTGGCGAGCGTCAGCATCGCGATTCGGCGCCCTTCAGTGCACGGAACATGCGCCGTGATCTGAAGTAGCCGTCTGCCCGCTACCGGCCCCACTTCGGATGGTCCTGTCAGCCTCGATTGGACGAGTGCGGCAGGGCCACACGGCAAATCGAGTCTTTCCCTGTACTCCGTACCCTGCGCCCCCGCGAGGGCGCGAGCCACGAGGACCCTGCGCGGCGCCCAGTTCGTCGCCTTCCAGGTGAGCGTGAACATGGAGAGCAGCAGGTCGCCGTCCCCGATGTCGTCCGCGTGAAGGCCGATACAGCAATGCACCGTGTCGACCGACAGGAGGACCTGCGCCACCCGTAGAACAGGACCGAGAGCCGTCAACAGGCGCTGCTTGGCAGCGTTGTCGGCGCCGGCTTCGAACAGCGGACGCAACGCGTCTGCCAGTCGGCTGGCCACCGCCGGGTTCTGCTCAGCTATGGCCAGCTCCTGAAGCGGGAGTGGGACGAAGCCAGGCGGGAGGACGAACCAGACATCGGCATCCTCGCTGAGAGCCGATTCGTCGATCAGGTAGGGAGGACTGCTCATGGTGCTGTCTGTGCTCCCCGCAGCAGGAAGTGAAGGGCGCCTGCGGTCGCCGGGAGGTCGACACCGACCGTCCTGGTCCCGTCGAGGACATTGCTGGTGGCCTTGGTCGTGTCGTTGTCGATGCCGTCTGCGAGGCTGCCGGCGACCCCGTACACCGCAGTGGCCGCTCCCGTGTAGGTCGCAGGAGCGTCGATCTTCTCCACGATCGGCGCCAGCCTCCCGCCGAACACCCTCGGATGGGACAACATGCTCACAGCACCCTCCGCCGTAGAGGCCTCGGCCTTCACGGACGCACCAACCGTCCTGACCGACGTCCTGACGTTGGTGCCGACTCGCGCGGCCGTCTGTCCCAGACTCAGCGCCTCGTCCCCCTCTCCTGCCAAGGACAACAGTTCACCGGACCGCCCAAGGGTCCTGAGACCCAGGAAACCTCCCTTGGCCACAGCCCCCACACCGGGCAGCGTCCCCAAGAGGTCCCCGGTGACTCCTAGTGCGTTGCTCCAGAAATCACCGTCCAACTCCCCTTTCGAGAACCCGTCTTCCAAAGACGCCAAGACCTCGGGGTCGCTGACCCTCAGCCCGAAAGCCACCCCGCTCAGCAGCCCCGCTGCCAGGAACAGCACCCAGGGGGCGACGGCCGTGAGGCCGAGGAGGGCGATGACGCCGAGTACTGCCGCGCAGGCGCTGAGGATGTCGGGGAGGTTGTCGTCCAGCCAGTCGGTGAACTTGTCCCACGCCCCGGGCTCATGCGGCGCCAGCTTCTTCGTGGCGGCCCGGATCTTCCGTGCCCGGTACCCGGCCCGCTCCTCGTGCTCGCCGGCCAGCTCCTTCGCCTTGGCGATGACCTTGTCGAGGTCGCTCTGCGCCTCGGTCACCCTCTCCTCACCGCCGTGCCGTTTCGCCGCGTCCAGGACCGCCCGCGCGTCCTTCGCGTCGTTGTCGAGCCGCTTGGCCCGCCGCTGGAACTCGTCGAGTTCGCCCTGCCAGCTGCCGAGATGCCGGGCGGCCTTGTGCAGGGAGTGCGCGGCGTTCTTGAGGTCGAGCGGCAGCGGACCCCCGGAGAGCTGTTCGCGGAACGCGACGGCGGCGTCGCCCTTCCAGTAGCTGCCTTCGAGCAGCTTGGTGACGCGCTCGTGCGTCTCGCCCAGGACCTTGGCGCACTCCGCGAGCTTGTCGTGCAGGTCGCGGACGGTGTCCGTACTGCCGGGTGCGGGGTCGAACCCCAGGTGGACGTACCTCACGTGCCGCCCCGCCCGGCCTTCCGCAGCGCGGCCTCCAGTGCCTTGTCCACCTCGCGGTAGCTGTCCTTGCTCTGGCCGATGATCTTGGTGAGGTCCTCGGTCTGCCGGCCGATCTGGTGGGCGCCGTACTTCCAGTCGTCCTGGAAGTCCTCGCACGCGGAGTCCAGGTCGTCCGTGCCGAGTCCACTGACGGTGGCGTCGCCGAGCGCCTTCCGCATGCCCTTCAGGGAGTCGCTCGACTGTTTCAGCAGCTTCATGAAGTGGCCGAGTTCGTCGTCGTCCACGACCAGCCGCTCAGCCATCCACCCGGTCCCCTCGCCGTACCTTCCGTGATCCACAACGAGGAACGCGGCGCCTGGGTACGGTGTCCCAGGGAGGTGACCTGACATGGCTCGCTGGCCGGACGGCCGGGGGACGCTGGTGGTGCACGGCGGCACGGGCGGCGGGGAACCAGCCGTCGCCGTCCCCCTGGAGATCGCGACCAGCTACCGCGCCCGCACCAAGGGGCTGTTGGGCCGGGAGTCGGTCGACGGGGCGCTGCTCCTCTCCCCCGCCGGGTCGATCCACACGTTCCGCATGCGCATCGCCATCGACGTGGCGTACCTCGACCGGAACCTCACCGTCATCGCCGTACGCACGATGAAGCCGGGCCGGCTGGGGCTCCCCCGCCTCCGCTCGCGGCATGTCCTGGAGGCGGAGGCAGGGGCCATGGCGGGATGGGGCCTGCGGGTGGGGGCCAGGGTGGCCGTTACCCTGTAGCGCGTACGTGACGGGTCGACAGGCTCGCAGGTAGACGGGGGTTGTACGGTGGTCAGCGACGCGCGGGGGACGTTCGGGGAGCGGATGGCGGAGGCCCGCCGGCTCAGGCCCGGCGTGTACGCCCACCTGTTCGACGGCCGCCCCGAGGTCGTGATCCGGACCACACAACTGCTGCCCGAGCAGGCGAGCCGGCTCGCCACCGCCTACGGGTACCGCCACCTGAAGACGCTGGGTCACAAATCCGTACGGCGCCGGGTGTTCGTGCCGGACCCGGACCCGGCGGCGCGCTGGGAGGCCGTGGCGCCCGGTACGCCGTTCGAGGTGGCCGCCCAGCACCCCGCCTTCCACGGGGCCAGCGCCCGCGCGGTCCGCAACCACGCCGAGTTGATCAAGCACGAGCAGAACCTGCTCAGGCTCGTCCCGGCTGTCGTGGCCGGCCTGTTCGGCGTGATCTCGATGGCCGTCGACCTGATCCACACGAAGAACACGGCCCTCATCGCGCCCCTCGTCTTCTTCTCCCTGCTGGTGCCCGCCACCATCTGGCTCATGGTGTGGCGGGTCAGGAAGCGGCGCGCGATGCACGCCCAGGCGGACGAGCTGTTGCGCCGGTACCCGCCGCACGGGCTCGGCGCCTGGGCATCCGCGCCGGCCACCGGCCGCGCGAGCTGATCTCGCGGGCGTTGTCAGTGGTACGGCCTAGCATCGGCAGGCATGAGAGCTTCAGGGACGTTCCAGGTCGAGGACTTCACGCCCGCGCCCGTGCGGATGCCCGACCCCGCGATCGAGACGGCGGTGCCCGTCGGCATGGCCACCATGCGGAAGCGGTACGAGGGTGAGGTCGCCGGGGTGTCGGCCACTCTGTTCACCGCCGCGTACGACCAGGGCAGCGGGACGGGTACATATGTCGCGATGGAGTCCTTCGAAGGAGCCTTGCAGGGGCGGAGCGGGGCGTTCAACTTCGCCCACTCCGCCACCACCCTCGGGGAGGGCAGAGACGCCGAGTTCTTCGTGATCGTCCCGGGCAGCGGCACCGGGGAGCTGGCCGGGATCCGGGGTGCCGGCGGCATGGCGGTCGACGCGGACAGCACGCACCGGATCTGGTTCGAGTACGAGGTGGGCGGAGCGGGCACGGCGTAGCGGACCTGCCGTCGCCTTCGTTCTCCCGCTCACTGCCCTTCCGTACGCGGGAAGGAGATCTCGACCCTGCGGTTCTTCTTCCGGCCGGCTTCCGTGGAGTTGTCGGCGATCGGGTACTGCTCGCCGTAGCCGCGGACCTCGAAGGTGACGTTCGGGTCGTTCAGGTCCTGGTCCAGGACGGCCTGTACGGCGTTGGCGCGCTGCTTGGACAGGACGTCGCCGTGGGCCGAGGAACCGAGGTTGTCGGTGAAGCCGAAGACGCGGACCTGGGTCGCGTTCTGCTTCTTGATCTCCCCGGCGATGGTGGCGATACGGGCCTTGGCCTCGCCGCCCAGCTTGGCGCTGTCCTTGCCGAACAGCACCTCGGCCTGCAGCGCGAACGTGACGTCGGCGTTGGTGTCCTCCCGCCGCTCGTCTCCGCTCTGGTCCTCCACGACCGACTTGATGTCCAGCACCTTGGGCGTGGCGAGCGTGGCGCCCTCGGGAAGCTTGAGATCGGGGTCGGTGGGGTCGACCTTCACCGGCGCAGCGGCGGAGGGCGCCGTGTCGGGCGGCTGACTGGGGTCCGTGTCGTCGGCGTGCGCGGGCGTCACGCCGTAGAGCGCCGCTACGACCAGGAGGGCGGCGGCGGTGAGGGGGAGGGACCGGCGGGGTGTGGTCGTCACGGGGGCCTCACCCGGAGATCTTGATGGTGGCGGCCGAGAACGTGGGCAGCTGGAAGTCCACCTCGGAGACATTGGCCGGGGGTGACGGGAACTGCATGAAGACGGCGAGGTCGGCACCTGGCTTGAGAGTCGAGAAGCCGGTGGTGGTCAAGGGCCGGCCTTCCGTGTCCCGCAGCACGTAGTACCGCTTCTTGCCCTGCGGATCGACCAGCGTGGCGCCCCCGAGGGATCTCCCGTTCCTGACGATCTCGGTCTCGTTGCCGCTGAGAGCCGACGGGATGACGAGGTCGCCCGCCCCGTCGTTCTTCAGCATGCCGTTGACGGTGACGAACCCTCCGGAGTCGCGTTGGGCGGAGGTGATCCGCAGGAGCAGGCCGTCCGAACCCTTCAACTCGGCCAGGGGCGCGTCCGACTGCCCTTCCTGGGTGCTCGGGCGGGATCCATGGTGCTGGGAGGCGGATGCGGACGCGTCCGGCTTTCCGTCGTGGCCACCACCGCCACAGCCGGCGGCACCGAGCGCCAGAGCGGCCGCCACCGACAGCCCGATCATCCCCCTGCCGGCTTTCCGAGTGAACCGAACGCTCATGGCTCCGCTTCCTTCTTTGCTCGTCGTTCGCTTGTCAGTCGTCGGCCAGGTGGACGTCGAAGAGGTCATCGGGCTTCGGCAGATCGGTGAGGTGGTCCGGATCCAGGTCCCAGACCCGATCGTCCTTGCAGGTCAGCTTGGGCAGGGCCGTGTCGTCGGCGCCCGCGGCCGGGGGGTCATAAGTGCACAGGGACTTGATCACGGCACGTGCGGACGCCGTCGACTTCACCTTCTCCGTGCCGGGTACGACGGAGTCCCCGACGGGCTTGTTCGTCCTGACGTCGACCCGGTAGGACAGCGTGTTGCCGGGTTGGCACTGCCGTACCTCGGCGTCGTTCAGCGCAGCGAGTTGTCCCGCTCGCAGGCAGGGAGCGTCGGGACTGTCGATGCCGACCGTCCCGTCGAATATGTCTTGCCACTCGGTTGGATCGCGCAGGTCCAGCACCCACCGCCCCGCCAACTGTTGGCGCGCATTCTGCGCCGCCGCCAGTGCCGCCGCGTCGGCCGCCGTCTGCGCGCCGCTCCGGTTCACGGCGGCCTGCCCCACCGCCAGGTACGCCAACGCAAGGAAGAGCAGACCCGCCACCACCGTGATGTAGATGGGGAAGGCCTGCCCTGCGTCGTGGAGGGTGCGGGTCAGCCGCCCGTGACCTCGGAGATCTTCTGGGTGATCGCGTCGTAGATCGTCTGCCCGATGCTCGTACCGGTGATCGCCAGCACGATGGCCACGACCACCGCGATGATGCCGAGGTACTCCACCGCGGTCTGGCCCCTGTCGTCGCGCGCGGCACGGGCCTGCAGGTACGCGACGGTGGTGTTGAACCACTTGCCCATGGTTTTCCCCTTCAGCTACGCCCCCGACCCGGGGAAGGTACGGCCCCGCCGGCCGCCACGAAAAGGGCCCCAGGGCCCAACTCCAGGCCCAATTCCGCCCCGTACCGCTCCCCCGGAGGGACACCTCAGCTCACCCCCAGCCACTTCGCCGCGGCCTGGGCCCGGCTCGTGCTCTGCAGTTTGGCGAAGATGCGGTTGATGTGGTTCTTGACGGTCTTCTCGCTGATGAAGCAGACCGCGGCGATCTGCTGGTTGGTCATGCCGGACGCGATGAGGTCCATGATCTCCGCCTCCCGCACGCTCAGTTGGAACCCCGCCCGGAACGACTGTCCCACAGAGGATTGCAACTGCGAAAGTATGTTATCGGAACTTTGCCTTGCGGTAGCTGGCTGTTCCGGCTCCCCATGTGCATTCGCACCGGACCGAAGGCCCACCACCAACGCCTCCGCCGCCCCCGGCGTCACATGCGGCCGCCCCTCGCTGACGTCCCGTACCGCCCTCGCCAACTGCTCCGTCGTGAACTCCCCGTGGACCAGGTATCCACCGGCCCCCAGCCGCAGCGCCTCCCGCACGGTCTCCCTCTCGTGGCTGTACGTCAGCATGAGGACCGGGGCCAGTGGCACCAGGTGGGGCAGCGCGGCGATGCCGTCCACGCCGGGCATGCGGACGTCGAGGAGGACGACGTCGGGGCGGTGGTGCAGCGTCGCCTCGTACGCCTCACGGCCGTCCGCCGCCTGGGCGACCACGGTGATGTCGTCGCGGCCGGACAGCAGGGCGGTGAGGCCGGCCCGGACGACGAGGTTGTCGTCGGCCACCACCAGCCGCAACGGCTTCTCGGCCACAGGTGGCGGAAAGGCCGCCGCCCCTTCGTTCCAGTCGCTCATGCGGTCCTCCTCTCGAACTCCCGGATGTCCGCGACTGCCGGCACCGCAGCTGCCGGAACCGCCGGGACTGCCGGAACCGCCGCGACTGCCGGGTCTCGCCACGTCAGCGCACGCAGCGGCAGGTCCACCCGGACCTCCGTGCCCTCGGCGTGCTCACCGCGCCCGATGCGGATGCGGGCGCCCGCGGCACCCGCCCGTTCGACCATGCCGAGCAGGCCGAAGTGGCCGGAGGCGCGGAGGTGTTCGAGGGTGGTCCCGGGACGCAGACCTCGCCCGTCGTCGCGGATCACCAGGCGCAGCTGGTCGCCGTGGACTCCGAGCCGTACGTCCACCCGGGTCGCGGACGCGTGCCGGTGGGCGTTCTCCAGCGCCTCCCCCGCGATGGCCAGGAGGTGGCGCAGGAGTGGAGGCGGGCAGGGTGGGAGTGGTGGGAGGACGGCCGCCGTATCCTTGGCGTCCCCCTCGCAGACCACCGGCAGGCCCGTCCTCGCGGTGAAGTCCCCGGCCATCGACCTCAGTTCACTCCAGACGCACGTCGCCGTTTCCGAGGCCGCCGGAGCCCCCTGGCTGCGCAGGTCCTTCAGCAGCTCGCGCGACTCCGCCGCCGCCCGCCGCGCCGAGCGGGACACCAGCTCGGCCTGCCGGCGCATCCGGGCGGCGTCGAGGGACGGGTTCGCCGCCGTCGCCGCCAGGCCGTCCGCCGCCAGCGCCACGCCGTACAGCGTCTTGGCCACCGAGTCGTGCATCTCCCGGGCCAGCCGGGCCCGTTCGGCGGCGACCGCCTCCGTGGCCGCCAGCCGGGCCTGCACCGTCGTCAGGGCCTGGGTCGCCGCGCCGAAGCGGAGTAGCAGATTGCGCAGGGTGGAGCCCATGGCACCGGCGATCACGCACAGGCCGGGCAGCAGCAGCGACTCGGCCACGCTCACGCCCTGCTCGGACTTCAGGGTGGCGTGCACGAGGAGCAGGATCAGCGCCTGGAGGGAGGCGAAGCAGGCCGCGCCGCGCCAGCTGTAGACGAGGCCGGCCAGCAGCGGGGTGCAGACGCTGACGTAGGCGAGGGTGGTGTCGGGGCCCGCCGAGACCAGGAGCAGGGAGCCGAAGAGGGTGTCCGCCGCGAGGAGGCTGGGGTGGCGCAGGAGGAGGGGGCCGAAGCGCTCCCAGTCGCGGAAGAGGACGTACGACCCCATGAAGGTGACGACGACCGCCGCGCCGACCAGGCGGGCGCCCAGGCCGGGGGCGGCGTTCAGCAGGGCCGCCGGGGCCGCCAGCACGATCATGGCCAGCCGGAACCCGAAGACCTGTCGGCACATCGCCTGCAACGCCCTGACCTGGATCTTCTCCGAGGGCTCGGCGACCGCGCCCGCACGCTCAGCCCCCGGAACCGGACCCGCTCCGTCCCCCGGCGTCTCCCGCAACCACACAACCGTCACAGCCCTCACCGCCCCGTGAGCGAACCGAAGTCCACCCCGGAGCCGAGGATGAGCCCCGCTCCCAGGAGCAGCATCGTCGCCGGGACCATGAACGTGGTGATCATCAGCGTGGCCTTGGGGACCGCGCGGGCCGCCTTCCTGCGGGCGTTCTGCGCGTCGGTGCGGCGCATGTCCTTGGCCAGGGAGACCAGGGTGTCGACGATGGGCGCGCCCAGTTCCTCGCCCTGCTGGAGTGCGGTGACGAACATGGCGACCTGTTCGGAGTCGTTGCGGCGGCGGAGTTCGGTGAAGGCCTGGCGGCGGCTCATGCCGAGGTCCATCTGGCGCAGGGTGATGCGGAGTTCGTCGGCCCAGGGGCCCTCGTACTTCGTGGCCACCCGGTCCAGGGCCTGGCGGAAGCCGAGGCCGGCGCTGACCACGACCGCGAGGACGTCGAGGAAGTCGGGCAGGGTCCGTTCGATGACGTCCTTGCGGATGCGGATCGCCGACCAGATGCCGACCTCCGTCCAGAACGCCCCGAAGGCCAGCAGGAGCAGGGCGACGAACCACTGTCCGCGCAGCAGGAACACCAGGAAGCCGACGCCGCCGAGGGCGCCGTAGACCGCGCGGCGGGCGGCGTAGCGGTCGAGCGTGAGGCCGCCGGGGTTGCCCGCGAGGTCGATCCTGCGGCGGTACTTGGCAACGAGGCGGGGGCCCATCAGGCGCAGCACGGTGGGGGCGTAGCGCATGCCCATGCGGTCGACGAGGGAGTCGACCGCGCCGGTGCGGGTGGAGCCGACCTCCAGGGCGAGGACCAGGTCGGTGGGGAGTTTGGCGTCGGCGCGGTACATGCGGATGCCGGCGAACGCGCCCCACACGCCGAGGGCCATGAGGAGGGCCAGCAGGAGTCCTACGAGTGTCATCTCGGCCGTCCCCTCACACGTCGATGCGGCTCATGCGGCGGATGAGGAGGAAGCCGACGGCGTACAGGGCGAACGCGATGATCACGCACCCCTGGCCGACGGGCGAGCCGGTCATCCGTTCCAGGGCTCCGTCCTTGACCCCGTTCATCAGGAACAGCGCGCCGATGCCGAGGACGGGGACGGCGTACGACGTCATGGTCACCTGGGAGAGCTGGGTGCGGATCTCGCGCCGGGTCTCCTTGCGTTCCTCCAGGGTCTCGGTGAGGTTGCGGAGCGCGGAGACGACCTGGCCGCCGGCGCGGTTGGACAGGACCAGGGTGGTGACGAGGACGACGAGTTCGCGGGAGGGCAGGCGGTCGGCGAGTTCGCCGAGGGCGTCCTCCATGGACTGGCCGATGGCGAGCTGGTCGGCGACCTTGGACAGTTCCTCGCCGGCGGGGGCCTCCAGTTCCTCGGCGGCCATGCCGATGGCGGTGCGCAGGGCGAGGCCGGCCTGGGTGGCGTTGGCGAGGATGCGGGCCAGTTCGGGGAGTTGGTTGATGAAACGTTCGATGCGTTTCTGGCGCTGCCAGTTGAGGAACTGGACGGCGGCGCCGATGCCGAGGAGCCCGGCGAGGGGCCCGAAGAACGGGGCGAGGGTGGCCTGGCCGATGATCCAGAGGGCGGCCACCGCGGCGAGCATGCAGACGAAGAACTCGCCGGGGGTGATGTCCAGGCCGGTGGCGGCGAGGCGCAGTTCGAGCCGGTGGCCGAGGCGGGTGCGGCGCAGCCGGCGGTCGAGGTCGCGGAAGCGGCGCCGGCGGCCGGTGGCCGGTGGCGTGCCGGTGTGGGTGAGCCGTTCGACCAGTTCCGCGCGCCGGGCGCGGCCGGCGGCGTAGGAGTGCAGGCCGAGCACCGCCAGGACGCAGGTGAGCAGGGTGACGCCGGTGGTGAGCTGGACGAGGGTGTGGAGTTCCATGGGTGTCGGCCTACCTGGCTTCTCGGGTGGCGAGCTG
Coding sequences within it:
- a CDS encoding DUF192 domain-containing protein, producing the protein MARWPDGRGTLVVHGGTGGGEPAVAVPLEIATSYRARTKGLLGRESVDGALLLSPAGSIHTFRMRIAIDVAYLDRNLTVIAVRTMKPGRLGLPRLRSRHVLEAEAGAMAGWGLRVGARVAVTL
- a CDS encoding histidine kinase, giving the protein MCRQVFGFRLAMIVLAAPAALLNAAPGLGARLVGAAVVVTFMGSYVLFRDWERFGPLLLRHPSLLAADTLFGSLLLVSAGPDTTLAYVSVCTPLLAGLVYSWRGAACFASLQALILLLVHATLKSEQGVSVAESLLLPGLCVIAGAMGSTLRNLLLRFGAATQALTTVQARLAATEAVAAERARLAREMHDSVAKTLYGVALAADGLAATAANPSLDAARMRRQAELVSRSARRAAAESRELLKDLRSQGAPAASETATCVWSELRSMAGDFTARTGLPVVCEGDAKDTAAVLPPLPPCPPPLLRHLLAIAGEALENAHRHASATRVDVRLGVHGDQLRLVIRDDGRGLRPGTTLEHLRASGHFGLLGMVERAGAAGARIRIGRGEHAEGTEVRVDLPLRALTWRDPAVAAVPAVPAVPAAAVPAVADIREFERRTA
- a CDS encoding DUF5936 domain-containing protein — protein: MTLVGLLLALLMALGVWGAFAGIRMYRADAKLPTDLVLALEVGSTRTGAVDSLVDRMGMRYAPTVLRLMGPRLVAKYRRRIDLAGNPGGLTLDRYAARRAVYGALGGVGFLVFLLRGQWFVALLLLAFGAFWTEVGIWSAIRIRKDVIERTLPDFLDVLAVVVSAGLGFRQALDRVATKYEGPWADELRITLRQMDLGMSRRQAFTELRRRNDSEQVAMFVTALQQGEELGAPIVDTLVSLAKDMRRTDAQNARRKAARAVPKATLMITTFMVPATMLLLGAGLILGSGVDFGSLTGR
- a CDS encoding response regulator transcription factor; translation: MSDWNEGAAAFPPPVAEKPLRLVVADDNLVVRAGLTALLSGRDDITVVAQAADGREAYEATLHHRPDVVLLDVRMPGVDGIAALPHLVPLAPVLMLTYSHERETVREALRLGAGGYLVHGEFTTEQLARAVRDVSEGRPHVTPGAAEALVVGLRSGANAHGEPEQPATARQSSDNILSQLQSSVGQSFRAGFQLSVREAEIMDLIASGMTNQQIAAVCFISEKTVKNHINRIFAKLQSTSRAQAAAKWLGVS
- a CDS encoding type II secretion system F family protein, whose product is MELHTLVQLTTGVTLLTCVLAVLGLHSYAAGRARRAELVERLTHTGTPPATGRRRRFRDLDRRLRRTRLGHRLELRLAATGLDITPGEFFVCMLAAVAALWIIGQATLAPFFGPLAGLLGIGAAVQFLNWQRQKRIERFINQLPELARILANATQAGLALRTAIGMAAEELEAPAGEELSKVADQLAIGQSMEDALGELADRLPSRELVVLVTTLVLSNRAGGQVVSALRNLTETLEERKETRREIRTQLSQVTMTSYAVPVLGIGALFLMNGVKDGALERMTGSPVGQGCVIIAFALYAVGFLLIRRMSRIDV
- a CDS encoding LLM class flavin-dependent oxidoreductase, whose protein sequence is MTGLGAVFRPQLPPERLRAVAELADDVGLEELWLWEDCFREGGVSTAAAALAWTERVRVGVGLLPVPLRNVAVTAMEAASLERMFPGRAILTLGHGVQDWMGQVGARAASPLALLGEHLDALRALLRGERLTVSGRYVTLDDVALDWAPQRQVEVFAGGTGPRTLRLSGTKADGTLLTAATSPAGVREARRIVDEARGAAGRDGAHKVVVYLLTATGAGAAERLRAELLSEGLESVPDLGAAGDAAAVAEAVRRLAEAGADTVVLQPTGDEPDPEGFVRFAAEEVRPLVP
- a CDS encoding DUF3224 domain-containing protein, which encodes MRASGTFQVEDFTPAPVRMPDPAIETAVPVGMATMRKRYEGEVAGVSATLFTAAYDQGSGTGTYVAMESFEGALQGRSGAFNFAHSATTLGEGRDAEFFVIVPGSGTGELAGIRGAGGMAVDADSTHRIWFEYEVGGAGTA
- a CDS encoding pilus assembly protein TadG-related protein, giving the protein MAGLLFLALAYLAVGQAAVNRSGAQTAADAAALAAAQNARQQLAGRWVLDLRDPTEWQDIFDGTVGIDSPDAPCLRAGQLAALNDAEVRQCQPGNTLSYRVDVRTNKPVGDSVVPGTEKVKSTASARAVIKSLCTYDPPAAGADDTALPKLTCKDDRVWDLDPDHLTDLPKPDDLFDVHLADD
- a CDS encoding methyltransferase domain-containing protein; the encoded protein is MAESRSFAELVAEGAAVPTEGWDFSWFEGRATEARPSWRYARSAGRRLARARAALDVQTGGGEVLDFALGCAEPERPLSVAATEGWAPNVAKAAALLRARGVVVVAAPDDAPLPFADGAFDLVLSRHPVAPHWAEIARVLRPGGTYFAQHVGPASVFELVEWFLGAQPEAVRRARDPERERAGAEAAGLEVVELRSERLRMEFHDIGAVVHFLRKVIWMVPGFSVEAYESRLRALHERIVDEGSFVAHSTRHLFDARRRTDA
- a CDS encoding OmpA family protein, which encodes MTTTPRRSLPLTAAALLVVAALYGVTPAHADDTDPSQPPDTAPSAAAPVKVDPTDPDLKLPEGATLATPKVLDIKSVVEDQSGDERREDTNADVTFALQAEVLFGKDSAKLGGEAKARIATIAGEIKKQNATQVRVFGFTDNLGSSAHGDVLSKQRANAVQAVLDQDLNDPNVTFEVRGYGEQYPIADNSTEAGRKKNRRVEISFPRTEGQ